One Triticum urartu cultivar G1812 unplaced genomic scaffold, Tu2.1 TuUngrouped_contig_5715, whole genome shotgun sequence genomic region harbors:
- the LOC125529596 gene encoding gibberellin-regulated protein 5-like: MAKISFLLVALLVLAVAFPVEVMGGGGGGGGGGGGGNLKPWECSSKCSSRCSGTQYKKACLTYCNKCCATCLCVPPGTYGNKGACPCYNNWKTKEGGPKCP, encoded by the exons ATGGCCAAGATCTCCTTCCTCCTCGTGGCGCTCCTCGTCCTCGCCGTCGCGTTCCCCGTG GAGGTGATGGgaggtgggggcggcggcggcggtggcggtggcggcggcaacCTCAAGCCATGGG AGTGCTCGTCCAAGTGCTCGTCGCGGTGCTCGGGGACGCAGTACAAGAAGGCGTGCCTGACCTACTGCAACAAGTGCTGCGCCACCTGCCTCTGCGTGCCGCCGGGCACCTACGGCAACAAGGGCGCCTGCCCCTGCTACAACAACTGGAAGACCAAGGAGGGAGGCCCCAAGTGCCCCTAG